From the genome of Nicotiana sylvestris chromosome 2, ASM39365v2, whole genome shotgun sequence, one region includes:
- the LOC104229066 gene encoding BTB/POZ domain-containing protein At3g22104-like, with the protein MSRNLLNNYMVLKLDCWSHPFTMKNCCLLEVDVNGQELFLVDKNILVSLSGRLIKLFSKLTGKTRRLKLIFDKFPGGAECFELIAKFCYNGGRIKITPFNMFQLHCAANYLEMNQEMQGKPNLIEQTSSYFQKIHYMTWSELIISLEKCQQLLSFLPSSSILQDFLDCVVGRLEFHNISSPCASSSDNSSMQFSGDISTESKRIYSSQAIWWFADLGFLNLNMFRRIIETMMSNKLDHSVISSFLFYYKRVKCPTASSAQKCRIIETVIKFLSSLDGSFISIRCLFDILQASFTLKMSKCSIVKLEHLIGSQLDRAKLDDLLIPSPAGEKTAYNVNLILRLLDIFFSNSREKLLMYQLKKVAELIDLYIMEVAPDPCLKPCKFLALVAALPDIARESYERIYLALDMYLQVHKYGLSEEEKIKMCGVLSYEKLSEDILKDLAQNESFPARALITAKVTQQNRLSYSATKHI; encoded by the exons CTGTTGGAGCCATCCTTTTACTATGAAAAATTGTTGCCTTCTTGAGGTAGATGTCAATGGCCAAGAATTATTTTTGGTGGACAAG AATATTCTTGTATCTCTCTCAGGGAGATTAATAAAATTATTCAGTAAGTTGACAGGGAAAACAAGAAGGCTGAAATTAATTTTCGACAAATTTCCAGGAGGTGCTGAGTGTTTTGAACTCATTGCTAAGTTTTGCTATAATGGTGGTAGGATAAAGATTACTCCTTTTAACATGTTTCAACTGCATTGTGCTGCTAATTACCTGGAAATGAATCAAGAAATGCAGGGGAAACCAAATTTGATTGAGCAAACAAGTTCTTATTTTCAGAAGATTCATTACATGACATGGTCTGAGCTGATTATTAGCTTGGAAAAGTGCCAACAACTCCTTTCTTTCTTGCCATCTTCATCTATACTTCAAGATTTCTTGGATTGTGTTGTTGGAAGGCTTGAATTTCATAACATTTCCAGCCCATGTGCATCTTCTTCCGACAATTCGTCAATGCAGTTTTCAGGGGATATTAGTACAGAAAGCAAGCGAATTTACAGTTCTCAAGCAATCTGGTGGTTTGCAGATCTTGGATTTTTGAACCTTAATATGTTCAGGAGGATTATAGAGACAATGATGTCTAATAAATTGGATCATTCTGTGATTTCTTCCTTCCTGTTTTATTACAAAAGAGTGAAATGTCCCACTGCTTCATCAGCTCAGAAATGCAGAATCATTGAGACAGTAATCAAGTTCCTTTCTTCTCTTGATGGGAGTTTTATCTCTATTAGATGTCTATTTGACATTCTTCAGGCATCTTTTACCTTGAAAATGAGCAAATGTTCAATAGTGAAGTTAGAACATTTGATTGGTTCCCAGTTAGATAGAGCTAAACTTGATGATTTGCTTATTCCTTCTCCAGCAGGGGAAAAAACTGCTTATAATGTAAATTTAATTCTGAGGTTGCTTGACATATTCTTCTCCAATAGCCGCGAAAAATTATTGATGTATCAACTGAAGAAAGTTGCTGAGTTGATTGATCTATATATCATGGAAGTGGCACCTGATCCTTGTCTTAAACCTTGTAAGTTTTTGGCATTGGTAGCAGCACTACCTGATATTGCAAGAGAATCATATGAGAGAATTTATCTTGCCCTGGATATGTATCTCCAG GTACATAAATATGGTTTATctgaagaagaaaagataaagATGTGTGGTGTCCTGAGCTATGAGAAGCTCTCAGAAGATATTCTCAAGGACCTTGCTCAAAATGAAAGCTTTCCAGCTCGTGCATTGATCACTGCAAAAGTCACTCAGCAGAACAGGCTCAGTTATTCGGCCACAAAACATATCTAA